The sequence CTTGGATGTTTGCCAATCATAAAAACTCAACATTAGCTGTTTTAATAGGCTTCATGATTGGTTCTTTAAACAAGATTTGGCCTTGGAAAGAAGTATTAGAAACAAGAGTAAATAGTCACGGGGAAATTGTTCCTTTTTTAGAGAAAAGTATTTTACCTCAAAATTTTAATGGAGATCCTCAAATTTTAACGGCAATTATTATGTTAGTTTTCGGATTTGTATTAATTTTCGGCTTAGAAAAAATAGCCAATCGCTTAGGCAAAAACTAACAGCAATGTCAAAGAAGAAAAATAAGGAGAAAAAACAAATAAAATTTGGATTAGTAGGTAAAAACATCAGCTACTCTTTTTCTAAAAATTATTTCAACGAAAAATTTCAGACACTTCACTTTGATAATTGTGAATATGTAAATTTCGACATTGAATCTATAAAAAATTTCCCTAATATCATATTGGAAACTAAAGGTTTAAAAGGCCTAAATGTTACAATTCCCTACAAAGAAGATGTTATCCCTTATTTAGACAAGCTTTCCAAAAATGCAAAAAAGATTGGTGCAGTAAATACCATTGTAGTCTCAAAAAAGAAAAAATTAAAAGGTTACAATACCGATCATTATGGCTTTAAAAAAACATTAAAACCATTATTAGCTGACCACCATAAAAAAGCTTTAATATTAGGAACAGGTGGTGTTAGTAAAGCAATAGCATTTGCACTTAGGAGATTAAAAATAGAATTCGATTTTGTTTCTCGAAATCCAACAGAATTTGAACTTTCTTATGAAGAACTAACCCATGAAGTTTTTGAAGAATATCAAATTATCATTAATACAACTCCACTTGGAACCCATCCTAATATAGAAGAAGCTCCAAACTTAGATTATTCTTTATTTACAGACAAGCATATTGCTTATGACTTGGTTTATAATCCTGAAGAAACAACTTTCCTAAAACAAGCAAAAGCAAATGGAGCAACCATTAAAAACGGTTATGAAATGCTTCTTTTTCAAGCTGAAAAAGCATGGAATGTTTGGAATAGGTAATAAAAAACGCTATTGTATCATTAATTAGCTTTCTAACGAAATAATAAATTTCCTTATAGAGCCTAAAACTCCCCTTTTGTAAGTAATTGTTTTTAATTTATTAATCACCTTTAAGATTAAAGATAACAACTAGTTTCATTTCTTTAATTCAAGTAAGACAAACCAAAATATCATTCAGAAAGGCAACAAAAAAACCTCAAATGCTTGCTTTTTATTCAGCTTCACAATTTGCTATTTATAAAATATATAATTTTCTTTTGAATTTTAAATAGCCTTTAGTATCTTCGAGCTCAATTAGTAACCTTAAGCATTAAAAATGTTAGAAGAAAAGAATGATAACCTGCCACAAGCAGACGGACAAGAAAACCAAGAGTCTCAAGAAAATGTAATTACAATTAATCAATCTGCTTTAGATGAAATTGATAATTCAAATGCCGAAGAAAATGAAGACGACTCCATTCAGGATAAGCACATCATACCAATGTTGGATTATGATTCACTTTCAATGGAAGAACTTACTTCAGAACTAGACAAACTAGTTCACAACCACAAGGTAATGGCTATTAAAGACCATGTGGAGGAAATAAGAAAGTCTTTCATGAATCAATATCACGAATTATTAGATGAAAAACGTGATGAATTTAATAGCTCAAACACCGATGAAAATGCTACTTTTGAATATCATTTCCCTCTAAAAAACAAATTTGATGCAGCATATGATGATTATAAAACCAATAGAAATAATCATTATAACCAACTTCAGAAGAATTTAAAAAGTAACCTAGGATCTAGAAACGAGATAATTGAAGAATTGAAATTACTTGTTGACGGAACAGAAGAGAATCTTTCTATTAGCGACATGTTTAAGAGATTAAACGATATTCGCGATAAATGGAAAGCTGCTGGAGCAATTCCTAGAGATAAATATAATATTGTTTGGAATAATTTCCATTTTCATATTGAGCGTTTTTATGATTTAATGCATTTAGACAAAGAAGCTCGTGATCAAGATTTAAAAAACAATCTTGAGCTAAAACAAGCTATAATTGAAAAAGCAAAAACATTATTAGACGAAACAGATATAATGAAGGCTTTCCGTGAATTACAACTTTTACACCGGGTTTGGAAAGAAGAAATTGGACCTGTAGACAGAGAATATCGTGAAGCTATTTGGAATGAATTTAGTGAAATAACGAAACAAATTCACGACAGAAGAGAAGTATATTTCGGACAAGCAAAAGAAAGAGAAGTAGAAAATCTAACTAAAAAGAAAGAGATTATTGCTCAAATAGTTACTTTAGGAGAAGAAAAAATTCATTCTCATAACGGTTGGCAGTCACAAATTAAAAAAATGGAAGCATTACGCGAAAGTTTCTTTAAGGCTGGAAAAGTACCAGTTGAAGTTACTGAGCAAACTTGGACTGCATTTAAAACGGTTGTTAGAGCATTTAATGCAAACAAAAACGCATTCTACAAAGATATTAAGCACGAACAACAAGAAAACTTAAATAAGAAGTTAGCATTAGTAGAGAAAGCTCAGTCATTAAAAGAAAATGAAGACTTTAATGCGACAACTCCAGTAATGAAGAAAATTCAAGACGACTGGAAAAAAATCGGACACGTTCCTCGTAAATATTCTGATAAAATTTGGAAGGATTTCAAAGATGCATGTAATCATTATTTTGATAGAATGCACGAGGTGAGAAATACAGAAAATGAAGAAGAAGTGCAAGCTTTCGAAAAAAAGAAAGACTATTTAGACAACTTAAAATCATTTGAACTAGTTGGAGATCATAAAACCGATTTAGACGCTATTAAGGTACATATAGAATCTTGGAAAAGTCTTGGGAAAGTTCCTTTTAACAGAAGACATATTGAAGGGAAATTCAACAAAATACTAGATGCATTGTTTGAAAAACTTAGTTTATCTAAAAAAGATACTGAGATGATGAAATTCGATGCGAAATTAGATCAATGGGTTGCAAATGAAGATGAGCGTTCTATTGAAAAAGAGCAATTCTTCTTAAGAAAGAAAATTGACGAAGTTCAAAACGAAATATTCCAATTAGAAAATAATATTCAATTTATAAGTAGTAGTTCTAAAGGTGAAAATCCATTTATTAAAGAAGTGCAAAAAAGTATTGAAAGACACAAAGAAGAATTAAAACTTTGGAAAGAAAAACTTAGTAAACTAAGAGCTATTTAAAGTTCTATTTTTTACCTATACTAATCCCGTTATATTTTTATAACGGGATTTTTTTTATTTTAATTTCTTATTACTTACAAATTCATTTATTCTAAAAAAAGAAGGCGTTTTTCCAAAACTACGTATTTATACGTACGAAAAACAGCCAAAATTACGTATAAATACGTATTGTTTTTTATTATTTGATGTGCTAACTTTGATAAAAGATGTTAATGCAACTACATTAAAGTCTAAGAATTCATAACTATCAAACATTTGCCTTAAGGGGGGTAACCAATGTTAAATACATAAAAAATAAAGAGTATGAAAACTTTAAAAATGAGCATTAAAAGTGATGAAGGAAAAGTAATTGGTTTTAAAATTGACAGAGAAGTAATTGAAGGTTTATATATTACATTCGATATTCTTAAAGTAATAGACAATTACGCCAACTTTAAAATTAAATATGAAGATGTTGAAGATGGTGAGATTGCTACTAAAATTTGTAAAAAAAAGAACATAATTATATTAAACATAAAATTAGACAATGACAATCATGTTCAATATCTAATTGATAAGAATATGTGTATTAAAGAACTTTTCGAACTTCCAGACAATGAAATACCCTATTTCTTCAAGAATAAAATAAAAGAAAGTTTTGATATGTATAAGCAAAATATAAGTTCAAAACTGATTACATTAAATACAAAAGCAAACGACATTTACTATTCAATTAGTTCATAATTTCATTCAACTATAGAAACTACTCTCTGCAAATCGTTATACTAGCATATAGCGATTTGCTTTTTTTTTATGTTTTAAAAAACTGGATTCAACTAACTATTAAGCAATATTTTAAACCAAAAATAACTTATAAAGCCCCCTTAAGTCAATCCAAAATAGCAATTGCTTTTTATGTATTGCTACTTTTTTAATTTCAATTGTTTGTTTCCCTTCATAAAGCTCGAACTTAATCTCGTTATTATTAAAAAAAAGTAACTATAGTTGAATCTATATTAAATGACACGTATTTCTTTTAAAGTGTTAAAAAAAAAATTCAAGCATAGAAAATTGAAAAATACTTATAAAATACGATTACTTAACACAAACTTATTTTTAAGTAAAAGTAAAAATTTGTAACTTTATACTTAATAAACATATTAAATAAACAAATTATGAAAATTTTTCAAAAAGCAGTAATGCTTTCAGCATTTTGTGTTTTATTTTCTTGCGAAACAGAGGAAAATGTAACAGAAATGGAAACAAAATCAACAGTTAAAACTGAAAAAACATCTGAAGTACGTTTTGATGTATACATTCAGTTAGAAGATTGGCAAAGTGGACAATCTGTTCCAGCAAATACGCTTCCTGGTTATAGCGCTACAAATGTAGCAACTGGAGCAACTTTTTACGATTCTATGTATGAAGTTGGCCTTTTTGAAAGCCTTCCT is a genomic window of Flavobacterium jumunjinense containing:
- a CDS encoding DUF349 domain-containing protein codes for the protein MLEEKNDNLPQADGQENQESQENVITINQSALDEIDNSNAEENEDDSIQDKHIIPMLDYDSLSMEELTSELDKLVHNHKVMAIKDHVEEIRKSFMNQYHELLDEKRDEFNSSNTDENATFEYHFPLKNKFDAAYDDYKTNRNNHYNQLQKNLKSNLGSRNEIIEELKLLVDGTEENLSISDMFKRLNDIRDKWKAAGAIPRDKYNIVWNNFHFHIERFYDLMHLDKEARDQDLKNNLELKQAIIEKAKTLLDETDIMKAFRELQLLHRVWKEEIGPVDREYREAIWNEFSEITKQIHDRREVYFGQAKEREVENLTKKKEIIAQIVTLGEEKIHSHNGWQSQIKKMEALRESFFKAGKVPVEVTEQTWTAFKTVVRAFNANKNAFYKDIKHEQQENLNKKLALVEKAQSLKENEDFNATTPVMKKIQDDWKKIGHVPRKYSDKIWKDFKDACNHYFDRMHEVRNTENEEEVQAFEKKKDYLDNLKSFELVGDHKTDLDAIKVHIESWKSLGKVPFNRRHIEGKFNKILDALFEKLSLSKKDTEMMKFDAKLDQWVANEDERSIEKEQFFLRKKIDEVQNEIFQLENNIQFISSSSKGENPFIKEVQKSIERHKEELKLWKEKLSKLRAI
- a CDS encoding shikimate dehydrogenase family protein, with product MSKKKNKEKKQIKFGLVGKNISYSFSKNYFNEKFQTLHFDNCEYVNFDIESIKNFPNIILETKGLKGLNVTIPYKEDVIPYLDKLSKNAKKIGAVNTIVVSKKKKLKGYNTDHYGFKKTLKPLLADHHKKALILGTGGVSKAIAFALRRLKIEFDFVSRNPTEFELSYEELTHEVFEEYQIIINTTPLGTHPNIEEAPNLDYSLFTDKHIAYDLVYNPEETTFLKQAKANGATIKNGYEMLLFQAEKAWNVWNR